The following are encoded together in the Thermococcus sibiricus MM 739 genome:
- a CDS encoding COG1470 family protein, protein MKRFLTIFILLLFVQNALALSVELGIDEVLVVDNTTVTFDVAENNPDLVFLILESGNESVLKALHFGESISFRVVNYTVGSLDVETLTLKLHILGNYSRIEVVKRKDIDITLLEAFDKYLKVKIRNTGYYEINDTLLISSQGIVIREQELYLRPGEEVIVKIMPPYNQLTFTLEEAKISKSIVISSLESLVTIDRIWRDDKLHVVLKNPGDAVNATVKLLFSGMTIDKKEVTIGTNEQKEIIFEKDVTQGTIVVDYGVITQESFYFEAPMISLVKTVKEGEKLQIWLRNEGDQKFEGKATVYQNGVIVSEPYYLDVTIPPGEEVSVEFIVPEDAQILTIGLTAQSYSATFPVSIKTELEAKAVNSYANAILGGTTSYAVVIIGNGKVQFGVEGLPESIKAYFYYGDTQVRELDVVQNAQVSLVLKLPNLPQGFVLNEPIEFNVTVNDIKIPLKLEVTGMGILSVYGDNWLAKLNYTSEYHHAGLPYRFAGNEITPPFVFEPLDGEKIAIIYGRYIRQGKDVRIHLLDSSGKIVQSSTQERGRSDFLIFNLNKFMLMIEGENYFDGALLVADYLRELKNISFELKKREFGEGLRTFIINATSLRGQRLQFSLTSDKDVELRAYYFTLNNEKENFDPLSTNFKGVFKDKRKSINGEIGIRSYEDFVAIALIGEGNVTLEFKTTRGGPEVSELASREVYLLILGLIALLALVIYLEKKMG, encoded by the coding sequence ATGAAGAGGTTCTTAACAATCTTTATCCTGCTTCTCTTTGTTCAAAATGCTCTTGCTCTCTCAGTTGAGCTTGGAATAGATGAAGTATTGGTGGTTGACAACACTACCGTAACATTTGATGTTGCAGAGAATAACCCAGACTTGGTTTTCTTAATCTTGGAAAGTGGAAATGAAAGTGTTCTTAAAGCTCTTCATTTTGGAGAAAGCATTTCTTTTAGAGTGGTGAATTATACAGTGGGCAGTCTTGATGTTGAGACTCTCACCCTTAAGCTCCATATCCTTGGAAATTACTCTAGAATTGAAGTTGTGAAAAGAAAAGATATAGACATTACTCTGTTAGAGGCCTTTGATAAGTATTTAAAAGTGAAGATTAGGAACACCGGATATTATGAGATTAATGATACTTTATTGATTTCTTCTCAGGGCATTGTCATAAGAGAACAGGAATTGTATTTGAGGCCCGGTGAAGAGGTGATTGTAAAAATAATGCCTCCCTACAATCAGTTGACCTTCACCTTGGAGGAGGCAAAAATCTCGAAGAGTATTGTAATCTCTTCTTTAGAGAGTCTTGTGACAATTGATAGGATATGGAGGGACGATAAGCTCCACGTGGTTCTTAAAAACCCTGGAGATGCTGTTAATGCTACAGTCAAACTACTCTTTAGTGGGATGACCATTGATAAGAAAGAGGTTACAATTGGTACTAATGAACAAAAAGAAATTATTTTTGAAAAGGATGTTACTCAAGGTACAATAGTTGTGGATTATGGGGTTATAACTCAGGAAAGCTTTTACTTTGAAGCGCCGATGATTTCCCTCGTAAAAACAGTGAAGGAAGGAGAAAAACTTCAAATATGGCTGAGAAATGAGGGTGACCAAAAATTTGAGGGAAAAGCTACTGTTTATCAAAATGGCGTGATAGTGAGTGAACCATATTACCTTGATGTAACCATTCCTCCAGGGGAAGAAGTTTCGGTGGAATTTATTGTCCCTGAAGATGCCCAAATCTTGACAATTGGATTAACAGCTCAATCATATTCGGCCACTTTCCCGGTTTCAATTAAGACCGAACTGGAGGCAAAGGCTGTAAACTCCTATGCCAATGCCATTCTTGGAGGAACAACAAGCTATGCTGTTGTTATCATTGGGAACGGAAAAGTGCAATTTGGGGTTGAGGGATTACCGGAGTCAATAAAAGCATATTTCTACTACGGAGATACCCAAGTTAGAGAGCTAGATGTGGTTCAGAACGCTCAGGTATCTCTTGTCCTGAAACTTCCAAATCTTCCGCAAGGCTTTGTTTTGAATGAGCCTATAGAGTTCAATGTGACTGTAAATGATATTAAAATTCCACTGAAACTTGAGGTTACCGGAATGGGAATTTTGTCGGTTTATGGTGATAATTGGCTGGCAAAGCTTAATTACACAAGTGAATATCATCATGCAGGATTACCATACAGGTTTGCAGGAAATGAGATAACTCCACCATTTGTTTTTGAGCCATTGGATGGAGAAAAGATTGCAATAATTTATGGGAGATACATAAGGCAGGGTAAAGATGTAAGAATTCATCTTTTAGACTCTTCAGGGAAAATAGTGCAATCTTCAACCCAAGAAAGGGGTAGAAGTGACTTCCTTATCTTTAACCTTAATAAATTCATGCTAATGATTGAGGGTGAAAACTACTTTGATGGGGCATTATTAGTTGCAGATTACTTGAGAGAACTGAAGAACATAAGTTTTGAACTTAAAAAAAGAGAATTTGGAGAAGGTCTGAGAACATTTATTATAAATGCGACTTCACTCAGAGGCCAAAGATTGCAGTTTTCTCTAACTTCTGATAAAGATGTTGAGCTAAGGGCCTACTATTTTACCCTTAACAATGAAAAAGAGAACTTTGACCCACTATCTACAAACTTTAAAGGGGTCTTCAAAGATAAAAGAAAATCCATTAATGGGGAGATTGGCATAAGGAGCTACGAAGACTTCGTGGCCATAGCTCTTATCGGAGAGGGGAACGTTACTTTAGAGTTTAAAACCACAAGAGGAGGTCCTGAGGTTAGTGAATTAGCATCGAGAGAAGTTTATCTCTTGATCTTGGGCTTAATTGCCCTCTTGGCACTGGTAATATATTTAGAAAAGAAAATGGGGTGA
- a CDS encoding acyl-CoA mutase large subunit family protein encodes MTFDKKKIEEIKKTEEEWNEKTVKPFIAKRPERKEKFMTDDGFEIKRTYTPADLEHWDYLEKLNFPGQYPFTRGVYATMYRGRLWTMRQYAGFGTAEESNKRYKYLLEQGQTGLSVAFDLPTQIGYDSDHPMAEGEVGKVGVAIDSLKDMEILFDGIPLDKVSTSMTINATAANLLAMYILVGQKQGVPQDQLRGTVQNDVLKEYIARGTYIFPPQPSMRLTTDIIMYCAEHVPKWNSISISGYHIREAGANAVQEVAFTLADGIEYVKAVIARGMDVDKFAPRLSFFFNAHNNFLEEIAKFRAARRLWARIMKEKFNAKDPRSMLLRFHTQTGGSTLTAQQPENNIVRVAIQALAAVLGGTQSLHTNSYDEALSLPTEKSVRIALRTQQIIAYESGVVDTIDPLGGSYYIEWLTDHIEEEAMKYIEKIEAMGGMMKAIERGYIQKEIADSAYKYQKEVEEKKRIIVGVNEFIVDEPLDVEILKVDPSIRDKQIERLKKLRSERDNKKVEEALNELRKAAESEDMNLMPYIIEAHKHLATLGEVTDVLREVWGEYRAPLIF; translated from the coding sequence ATGACTTTCGATAAAAAGAAGATAGAGGAGATTAAAAAGACTGAAGAGGAGTGGAATGAAAAAACTGTAAAACCCTTTATTGCAAAAAGGCCAGAAAGAAAAGAGAAATTCATGACTGATGATGGTTTTGAAATTAAAAGAACTTATACACCTGCCGATCTCGAGCACTGGGATTACTTGGAAAAGCTTAACTTCCCAGGTCAATATCCCTTCACAAGAGGGGTTTATGCCACAATGTATAGAGGAAGATTATGGACAATGAGACAGTACGCTGGATTTGGGACTGCTGAAGAGAGTAACAAGCGTTACAAATACCTCTTGGAGCAAGGACAAACTGGTTTAAGTGTCGCTTTTGATTTGCCAACACAAATTGGTTATGACTCCGATCACCCCATGGCAGAGGGTGAGGTTGGTAAAGTTGGTGTAGCTATTGATTCTCTTAAGGACATGGAAATACTATTTGATGGAATTCCCCTAGATAAGGTCTCCACCTCAATGACAATTAATGCTACAGCTGCCAACCTTTTAGCTATGTATATTCTTGTGGGTCAAAAACAGGGAGTCCCACAAGATCAACTGAGAGGAACCGTACAAAATGATGTCCTAAAAGAGTACATTGCCAGGGGAACTTACATCTTCCCGCCACAGCCGTCAATGAGATTAACAACAGACATCATAATGTACTGTGCAGAGCATGTTCCAAAGTGGAATTCAATAAGTATAAGCGGATATCACATTAGGGAAGCTGGAGCAAACGCTGTACAGGAGGTTGCCTTCACCCTCGCCGATGGTATTGAATACGTAAAGGCAGTTATTGCAAGAGGCATGGACGTCGATAAATTTGCTCCAAGGTTAAGCTTCTTCTTCAATGCACACAACAACTTCTTAGAGGAGATTGCAAAATTTAGAGCAGCCAGAAGATTATGGGCCAGAATAATGAAAGAGAAGTTCAATGCAAAGGATCCGAGATCAATGCTTTTGAGGTTTCACACTCAGACTGGTGGATCAACGCTCACGGCCCAACAACCTGAAAACAACATAGTTAGAGTTGCCATCCAAGCTCTCGCTGCAGTTTTGGGAGGTACTCAATCACTTCACACTAACAGTTATGATGAGGCTCTTTCACTCCCAACGGAGAAGAGCGTTAGAATTGCCTTAAGGACACAACAAATTATTGCCTACGAGAGCGGAGTTGTTGACACTATTGACCCGCTTGGAGGTTCATATTACATAGAGTGGCTCACCGACCACATAGAAGAAGAGGCCATGAAGTACATCGAGAAGATTGAGGCCATGGGTGGTATGATGAAGGCCATCGAAAGGGGTTACATCCAAAAAGAGATTGCAGACTCAGCCTACAAGTACCAGAAAGAAGTGGAAGAGAAGAAGAGAATTATAGTGGGTGTAAATGAGTTTATTGTTGATGAACCCCTAGATGTCGAGATTCTCAAAGTCGATCCAAGCATCAGAGACAAGCAAATTGAGAGACTTAAGAAGCTAAGAAGTGAAAGGGACAACAAGAAAGTAGAAGAAGCTTTAAACGAGCTAAGAAAAGCTGCTGAAAGCGAAGACATGAATCTAATGCCATACATCATAGAGGCCCATAAACACCTTGCAACCCTTGGAGAAGTTACGGACGTTCTAAGAGAGGTTTGGGGCGAGTACAGGGCCCCATTGATCTTCTGA
- the pgiA gene encoding glucose-6-phosphate isomerase: MEYKEPFGVKLNFETGIIENAKKSIRRLSDMKGYFIDEEAWKKMIEDGDPIIYEVYAIEQEEKEGDLNFATTVLYPGKVGNEFFMTKGHYHSKIDRAEVYFGLKGKGGMLLQTPEGEARWIPMKPGTIVYVPPYWAHRTINTGKEPFIFLALYPADAGHDYGTIAEKGFSKIVVDEKGKVVVKDNPKWKA; this comes from the coding sequence ATGGAGTACAAAGAGCCATTTGGTGTCAAACTTAATTTTGAAACTGGAATTATCGAGAACGCAAAGAAAAGCATCAGAAGACTCAGCGACATGAAAGGATATTTCATAGATGAAGAGGCATGGAAAAAAATGATAGAAGATGGGGATCCGATAATTTACGAAGTTTACGCTATTGAACAAGAGGAAAAAGAAGGCGACTTAAATTTTGCGACTACTGTTTTATATCCTGGAAAAGTTGGAAATGAATTCTTCATGACCAAAGGTCACTACCACTCAAAAATAGACAGAGCTGAGGTTTATTTTGGTCTTAAAGGCAAAGGAGGAATGCTGCTTCAGACTCCAGAAGGAGAAGCAAGATGGATACCGATGAAACCTGGTACTATAGTTTATGTACCTCCCTATTGGGCCCACAGGACGATTAACACTGGCAAGGAACCCTTCATATTCCTCGCACTATATCCTGCAGATGCTGGCCATGACTATGGAACAATTGCAGAAAAGGGATTTTCCAAGATAGTGGTTGATGAGAAAGGAAAAGTAGTCGTCAAGGACAATCCAAAGTGGAAAGCTTAA
- a CDS encoding site-2 protease family protein: protein MELKKQELEDLTISFIVLTLVFSSFELTAIPYVALGIFTAFVFHEIAHRQVARKYGYYAIYKRWDTGIMLALFAGIINKLLGLRFIFAAVGAVQVYSLYAGWQDREIYGKISLAGPITNITVGIFALALLTLGKISGILGVSLYYTAYVNFLLALFNLLPIPPLDGYKVFRWNPGYWAVAIGVSFLFQSLL from the coding sequence ATGGAACTTAAAAAGCAAGAACTTGAAGACCTAACCATCTCTTTTATCGTCCTTACACTTGTTTTTTCCAGTTTTGAATTAACTGCAATCCCCTATGTAGCTTTAGGAATCTTTACAGCCTTTGTTTTCCACGAGATTGCCCATCGACAAGTTGCTAGGAAGTATGGATACTACGCGATTTACAAACGGTGGGACACTGGGATCATGCTTGCACTCTTTGCGGGTATAATAAATAAACTCCTAGGGTTGAGATTCATCTTCGCTGCTGTAGGAGCAGTTCAAGTTTATTCTCTTTATGCAGGATGGCAAGATAGAGAAATTTATGGGAAGATTAGTCTAGCAGGTCCCATCACGAATATCACAGTAGGGATTTTTGCACTAGCATTATTAACTCTTGGAAAAATCTCGGGAATACTGGGAGTCTCCCTCTATTATACTGCCTATGTTAATTTTTTGTTAGCTCTATTTAACCTCCTCCCAATTCCTCCCTTAGATGGTTATAAAGTATTTAGATGGAATCCAGGTTACTGGGCAGTTGCAATAGGAGTTTCATTTCTCTTTCAATCTCTTCTATAA
- a CDS encoding KH domain-containing protein, giving the protein MREELKRMLKVDILEIEYEGDKVIVYVPKDQVRIAVGSGGSAVRAAELVLGKKIEIRGR; this is encoded by the coding sequence ATGAGGGAAGAACTAAAACGCATGCTTAAGGTAGACATACTTGAGATCGAATATGAAGGAGATAAAGTGATTGTCTATGTTCCAAAAGACCAGGTTAGGATAGCAGTAGGAAGCGGTGGGAGTGCTGTAAGAGCTGCAGAGCTAGTCTTAGGAAAGAAAATCGAAATTAGAGGTAGATGA
- a CDS encoding NYN domain-containing protein has translation MEDKYPQIGLVINGPNILLSKFDISLEDILYALNDIGRIVVGKVVINYEFSSNLLKSIIDSGLESVMVNGRVDVAVAVEGMKIIYNPRINVLALATRDAHFMPLVFEAKRMGKDVIVIAPEKKVSEALQNIADKTIELLPPKPTTTLYKVKVD, from the coding sequence ATGGAGGACAAATACCCACAAATCGGCCTTGTTATTAATGGTCCCAATATTCTACTAAGCAAATTTGATATTAGTCTAGAGGATATTTTGTATGCTTTAAATGACATTGGAAGAATTGTTGTGGGGAAAGTTGTGATAAACTATGAATTTTCCTCAAATCTACTCAAGAGCATCATTGATAGTGGCTTAGAGTCTGTTATGGTCAATGGTCGCGTTGATGTTGCTGTAGCAGTTGAGGGAATGAAAATAATTTACAACCCAAGAATAAACGTTTTAGCTTTGGCCACCAGAGATGCTCATTTCATGCCCCTTGTTTTTGAAGCTAAACGAATGGGAAAAGATGTAATAGTTATTGCACCTGAAAAAAAAGTAAGTGAAGCACTTCAAAACATTGCCGACAAAACAATAGAGCTTCTACCACCAAAACCAACGACAACCCTCTATAAGGTAAAAGTTGATTAG
- a CDS encoding cupin domain-containing protein: MKGRIHHLNSMWSISENKALEVFKNDQIQVGILLLNPNSRLPETGFSVHENFHEFAYIIEGEVILGTSSDETPLKAGDFMYNKPGTPHYTKNISNIPAKILWFLLPTKPRLEDVIWKSK, from the coding sequence ATGAAGGGGAGGATACACCATTTAAATAGCATGTGGAGCATATCTGAAAATAAGGCACTTGAGGTCTTCAAAAATGACCAAATTCAAGTGGGAATACTGCTATTAAATCCAAACAGTCGTCTGCCGGAAACGGGCTTTAGTGTCCATGAAAATTTCCACGAGTTCGCTTATATAATTGAGGGAGAAGTTATCCTTGGAACGTCTTCAGATGAGACTCCCCTTAAAGCTGGAGACTTTATGTACAACAAACCCGGTACTCCTCACTACACCAAAAACATCTCGAACATTCCTGCAAAGATTTTATGGTTTTTACTTCCAACTAAACCTAGATTAGAGGATGTGATTTGGAAATCAAAATAA